Proteins encoded in a region of the Paucibacter sediminis genome:
- a CDS encoding GNAT family N-acetyltransferase: MKSITPLDPRDFDAFSVYLNLHLQENGLPPSGYFQPLARAHSVFAPERADAFRQALQRPLDGPGWRRAWVARDPAGRICAHVDLRAHPEPHTEHRCLLGMGVRQDQRRRGLGASLLTLATDWARQTGLAWLDLQVLSQNAAAVALYRRCGFAAVGERPDMFRIDGHSLGYTSMSLSLKECP, translated from the coding sequence ATGAAAAGCATCACCCCCCTGGATCCTCGGGACTTTGACGCCTTTTCCGTCTACCTGAACCTGCATCTGCAGGAGAACGGCCTGCCGCCGAGCGGCTACTTCCAGCCGCTGGCGCGCGCTCACTCGGTGTTCGCGCCCGAGCGCGCCGACGCCTTCCGCCAGGCCCTGCAGCGGCCGCTGGACGGACCCGGCTGGCGCCGCGCCTGGGTGGCACGCGACCCGGCCGGCCGGATCTGCGCGCATGTGGACCTGCGTGCCCACCCCGAGCCGCACACCGAGCACCGCTGCCTGCTGGGCATGGGCGTGCGCCAGGACCAGCGCCGCCGCGGCCTGGGCGCGAGCCTGCTGACCCTGGCCACCGACTGGGCAAGGCAGACCGGCCTGGCCTGGCTGGACCTGCAGGTGCTGAGTCAGAATGCCGCGGCCGTGGCGCTCTACCGGCGCTGCGGCTTCGCCGCGGTGGGCGAGCGGCCCGATATGTTTCGCATCGACGGGCACAGCCTCGGCTATACCTCGATGAGCCTGTCCCTCAAGGAATGCCCATGA
- a CDS encoding S66 peptidase family protein — translation MNDFFLMRPLPAGACLGVVAPAGPPKPGVLEQVAPLIEQLGFRAKLFPGCAGPAQLGHLAAADAQRLADLHAAFADPEVDAVLCLRGGYGCIRLLDGLDLALLKRHPKPLIGYSDITSLHGALDRLGLPAWHAPMPASDWIDKGPSGLDDARRLAAQLQRGLRTGDVLAPEDLPAHPLSQGERARGRLIGGNLSVLVSSLGTRWMPDARGAILFLEDIAEDPYRVDRYLAQLRLAGVLDAAAGFLIGSFSDAEAPDAVLADYLPQLGKPILAGWPSGHCCPNLPLPLGVPLTLDVAGRCLRM, via the coding sequence ATGAACGATTTCTTCTTGATGCGGCCGCTACCGGCCGGCGCCTGCCTGGGCGTGGTGGCACCCGCCGGCCCGCCCAAGCCGGGCGTGCTGGAACAGGTGGCGCCACTGATCGAGCAGCTGGGCTTTCGCGCCAAGCTGTTTCCCGGTTGCGCCGGCCCCGCGCAGCTGGGTCATTTGGCCGCGGCTGACGCGCAGCGCCTGGCCGATCTGCATGCCGCTTTTGCCGACCCCGAGGTCGACGCCGTGCTGTGCCTGCGCGGCGGCTATGGCTGCATCCGCCTGCTCGACGGCCTGGACCTGGCACTGCTGAAGCGCCACCCCAAACCCCTGATCGGCTACAGCGACATCACCTCCCTGCACGGCGCGCTCGATCGCCTCGGTCTGCCGGCCTGGCATGCGCCGATGCCGGCCTCGGACTGGATCGATAAAGGGCCGAGCGGCCTGGACGATGCGCGCCGCCTCGCCGCCCAGCTGCAGCGCGGCCTGCGCACCGGCGATGTGCTGGCGCCCGAGGATCTGCCGGCTCACCCCTTGAGCCAGGGCGAGCGTGCCCGGGGCCGGCTGATCGGCGGCAATCTCTCGGTGCTGGTGTCCAGCCTGGGCACGCGCTGGATGCCCGATGCGCGCGGCGCCATCCTGTTCCTGGAAGACATTGCCGAAGACCCCTACCGCGTCGATCGCTACCTGGCTCAGCTGCGCCTGGCCGGCGTGCTCGACGCCGCCGCGGGCTTTCTGATCGGCAGCTTCAGCGATGCCGAGGCCCCCGACGCGGTGCTGGCCGACTACCTGCCGCAGCTCGGCAAACCCATCCTGGCCGGCTGGCCCAGCGGGCATTGCTGCCCGAACCTGCCACTGCCGCTGGGCGTGCCGCTGACGCTGGACGTGGCCGGGCGCTGCCTGCGTATGTAA
- a CDS encoding DUF2332 domain-containing protein, with protein sequence MPYRSAASTETAAASIDWVRQYRHFATHECSQDPLYVAICLAVADSPELLALMQQVPATQARPNLLLAALHERVLAGVAHALADYYPSVGGTRPPDAALPAQLLDFARQQHPALLAHLRGRATQTNEIGRCAVLWPALQRLAALSGRRELALFDFGSSAGLNLGVDRYHYDYGPFQRGARPDPERPRIACRWLGEAPPPPVEFELVARLGVDLAPVDLLDEDGVRWLRACLWPQDRARAQRLDQALALARAAGPAVERHADGLDRLERWLDELPAGVQPVLFNSWVLAYFEPAALARYQARVAELVRARGLAWISAEAAELRPAGLAQPPAVQAVQGGPQQTATLWSLQWREAQALRQRALAWSHAHGQWLQWLDA encoded by the coding sequence ATGCCATACCGCTCCGCCGCATCCACCGAAACCGCCGCCGCATCCATCGACTGGGTGCGCCAGTACCGCCACTTCGCCACGCACGAATGCAGCCAGGACCCGCTCTATGTGGCGATCTGCCTGGCGGTGGCCGACAGCCCCGAGTTGCTGGCCCTGATGCAGCAGGTGCCGGCCACGCAGGCGCGCCCCAATCTGCTGCTGGCGGCCCTGCACGAACGCGTGCTGGCCGGCGTGGCCCATGCGCTGGCCGACTACTACCCCAGCGTGGGGGGCACGCGGCCGCCGGATGCGGCGCTGCCGGCGCAGCTGCTGGACTTTGCGCGCCAGCAGCACCCGGCCCTGCTGGCCCATCTGCGCGGCCGCGCCACCCAGACCAACGAGATCGGCCGCTGCGCCGTGCTGTGGCCGGCGCTGCAGCGGCTGGCGGCGCTGAGCGGTCGCCGCGAACTGGCGCTGTTCGATTTCGGCAGCAGCGCCGGCCTGAACCTGGGCGTGGACCGCTACCACTACGACTACGGGCCCTTCCAGCGTGGCGCAAGACCTGACCCCGAGCGACCCCGCATCGCCTGCCGCTGGCTCGGCGAGGCGCCGCCGCCGCCGGTCGAGTTCGAGCTGGTGGCGCGCCTGGGCGTGGACCTGGCGCCGGTCGACCTGCTGGACGAGGATGGCGTGCGCTGGCTGCGCGCCTGCCTGTGGCCGCAGGACCGTGCGCGCGCCCAGCGCCTGGATCAGGCACTGGCGCTGGCGCGCGCGGCCGGCCCCGCCGTCGAGCGCCATGCCGACGGCCTGGACCGGCTGGAGCGCTGGCTGGACGAGCTGCCCGCCGGCGTGCAGCCGGTGCTGTTCAACTCCTGGGTGCTGGCCTATTTCGAGCCGGCGGCGCTGGCGCGCTACCAGGCGCGCGTGGCCGAGCTGGTGCGCGCGCGCGGCCTGGCCTGGATCAGCGCCGAGGCCGCCGAGCTGCGGCCCGCGGGCCTGGCGCAGCCGCCCGCCGTGCAGGCGGTGCAGGGCGGGCCTCAGCAGACCGCCACGCTCTGGAGCCTGCAGTGGCGCGAGGCCCAGGCCTTGCGCCAGCGCGCACTGGCCTGGTCGCATGCGCATGGGCAATGGCTGCAATGGCTGGATGCTTGA
- a CDS encoding NUDIX domain-containing protein, translating into MRQQIYSEIEAIVPLDALEVEHRADALAWVESGVELCRLAKPATPPKHLVSYFAVVDGESILLVDHKNAQLWLPSGGHVEPGEHPRNTVARELVEELRFKASHEIGPPLMITLAETVGLTAGHTDVSLWYVVRAERGQVLKYDEDEFNGVSWFSFSDVPFGRTDPHMHRFIQKLRPSQSLEPTRVGRPPLAAQLQR; encoded by the coding sequence ATGCGCCAGCAGATTTATTCCGAGATTGAAGCCATCGTTCCGCTCGACGCACTTGAGGTGGAGCACCGTGCGGACGCGCTGGCATGGGTTGAATCCGGAGTGGAACTGTGCCGCCTAGCTAAGCCCGCCACTCCGCCCAAGCACCTTGTGTCGTACTTCGCCGTCGTGGACGGTGAAAGCATTCTTCTTGTGGACCACAAGAACGCGCAACTCTGGTTGCCATCCGGCGGGCACGTTGAACCTGGAGAACATCCTCGCAACACGGTCGCCCGTGAGTTGGTTGAAGAGCTCAGGTTCAAAGCTTCCCATGAGATCGGCCCGCCATTGATGATCACATTGGCCGAAACTGTTGGTCTTACCGCGGGGCACACGGACGTTTCGCTTTGGTACGTCGTGCGTGCGGAGCGCGGCCAGGTGCTTAAGTACGACGAGGACGAATTCAATGGCGTGTCCTGGTTCAGTTTCTCTGACGTCCCTTTTGGCCGTACCGATCCGCACATGCACCGGTTCATACAGAAACTGAGGCCTAGCCAGTCGCTCGAGCCGACTCGCGTCGGCAGGCCTCCGCTCGCGGCTCAGCTTCAACGTTAG
- a CDS encoding substrate-binding periplasmic protein — MQFLPARLRAWLGSTLAGLALLCLPAAAQTTAPLRVVGSSDPPYRSFQGEDGGGLYYELLKEAARRLGWALQFSEVPSARAFLMMEQGEADLMMGPLRSLERERFLHYSRIELPAEDKCFYTRPGARPINSLQDLQGRMLAVHRGKRYGAEFDNAAAGLSRTEVNDYRAALEMLARERIEVVVIPERQARALLAELKLALLRQPFCLKGETPFVVLSKRSPWLAELARLERSFQLMQQDGSWKRILERY, encoded by the coding sequence ATGCAATTCCTGCCCGCCCGGCTACGCGCATGGCTTGGATCCACCCTGGCCGGCCTGGCGCTGCTGTGCCTGCCGGCTGCCGCGCAGACCACGGCGCCGCTGCGCGTGGTCGGCAGCAGCGACCCGCCCTACCGCAGCTTCCAGGGCGAGGACGGCGGCGGCCTGTACTACGAGCTGCTGAAGGAGGCGGCGCGCCGCCTGGGCTGGGCCCTGCAGTTCAGCGAGGTGCCCTCGGCGCGCGCCTTTCTGATGATGGAACAGGGCGAGGCCGATCTGATGATGGGACCGCTGCGCTCGCTGGAACGCGAGCGCTTCCTGCACTACAGCCGCATCGAGCTGCCGGCCGAGGACAAATGCTTCTACACCCGCCCGGGGGCCCGGCCCATCAACAGCCTGCAGGACCTGCAGGGCCGCATGCTGGCGGTGCACCGCGGCAAGCGCTACGGCGCCGAGTTCGACAATGCCGCCGCCGGCCTGTCGCGCACCGAGGTGAACGACTACCGCGCCGCGCTGGAGATGCTGGCGCGCGAGCGCATCGAGGTGGTGGTGATACCGGAGCGCCAGGCGCGCGCGCTGCTGGCCGAGTTGAAGCTGGCGTTGCTGCGCCAGCCCTTCTGCCTCAAGGGCGAGACGCCCTTTGTGGTGCTGTCCAAGCGCTCCCCCTGGCTGGCCGAGCTGGCCCGCCTGGAACGCAGCTTCCAGCTCATGCAGCAGGACGGCAGCTGGAAGCGCATCCTGGAGCGCTACTGA
- a CDS encoding nuclear transport factor 2 family protein, with translation MSSNTRRRLLAAATLALGAAPALARPRAADIAQLRRQAKAWDEAIVRQDRAAIEANMAEDFRQIDADADIEDKRSFVEGLMSPKLRIAPYAVEDFEIRLYGDTALLSGRTRMQGSHDGKPFTSHYRYIDVYVRRGGRWQIVSVQITRVREAS, from the coding sequence ATGAGCAGCAACACACGTCGCCGGCTGTTGGCCGCCGCCACCCTGGCGCTGGGCGCGGCGCCCGCCCTGGCGCGCCCGCGCGCCGCCGACATCGCGCAGCTGCGCCGCCAGGCCAAGGCCTGGGACGAGGCCATCGTGCGCCAGGACCGCGCCGCCATCGAGGCGAACATGGCGGAGGACTTCCGCCAGATCGACGCCGACGCCGACATTGAGGACAAGCGCAGCTTCGTCGAGGGGCTGATGTCGCCCAAGCTGCGCATCGCACCCTACGCGGTGGAGGACTTCGAGATCCGGCTCTACGGCGACACCGCCCTGCTGAGCGGCCGCACACGCATGCAGGGCAGCCACGATGGCAAGCCATTCACCAGCCATTACCGCTACATCGACGTCTATGTGCGCCGCGGCGGACGCTGGCAGATCGTCAGCGTGCAGATCACGCGCGTGCGGGAAGCCTCCTGA
- a CDS encoding D-amino acid dehydrogenase, with product MSMKHVVVIGGGVVGLTSAWCLAEAGHRVSLVEREPVLANGASRANGGQLSYRYVSPLADEGVPLKALRWLLDPDGPLRFKPEASWQQWSWLAAFLAKCRGPVNRRTTARLLALGAYSRDSFAHLQQRAQLQAIALRSPGKLVVYRKPAEFGRVAARLRASTATDDGAERALSHDECVALEPALAHSPAELAGGIFSEGEAVADCHALSLALAERLRSHPNFRGCVHAEVQGFSLDQAHGRVRALRTNVGEIGGDEFVLAAGLQSRALAAELGIKLPIYPLKGYSLTAPIAADHLPPVVSVTDFEKKILYARIGEQLRVAAMVDLVGEDLRIDPGRIASLQRAVRAMFPRAADYDRAETWAGLRPATPSGAPLLGATPVPGLWLNVGHGALGFTFSFGSARIVAELVSGRTSPLSLDGLQLPRR from the coding sequence ATGTCGATGAAACATGTGGTGGTGATAGGCGGCGGGGTGGTGGGTCTGACGAGCGCCTGGTGCCTGGCCGAGGCCGGCCACCGGGTCAGCCTGGTGGAGCGCGAGCCGGTGCTGGCGAATGGCGCGAGCCGCGCCAACGGGGGGCAGCTCAGCTACCGTTACGTCTCGCCGCTGGCCGATGAGGGCGTGCCGCTGAAGGCCTTGCGCTGGCTGCTCGATCCCGACGGGCCGCTGCGCTTCAAGCCCGAGGCCAGCTGGCAGCAATGGAGCTGGCTGGCCGCCTTCCTGGCCAAATGCCGCGGGCCGGTGAACCGGCGCACCACCGCGCGCCTGCTGGCCCTGGGCGCCTACAGCCGCGATTCGTTTGCGCACTTGCAGCAGCGCGCGCAGCTGCAGGCGATTGCCCTGCGCAGCCCCGGCAAGCTGGTGGTCTACCGCAAGCCGGCCGAGTTCGGCCGCGTGGCGGCGCGCCTGCGCGCCAGCACCGCCACCGACGACGGCGCCGAGCGCGCCCTCAGCCACGACGAATGCGTGGCGCTGGAGCCGGCGCTGGCGCACAGCCCGGCCGAGCTGGCCGGCGGCATCTTCAGCGAGGGCGAGGCGGTGGCCGACTGCCATGCGCTCTCGCTCGCACTGGCCGAGCGCCTGCGCAGCCATCCCAACTTCCGTGGCTGCGTGCATGCCGAGGTGCAGGGCTTCAGCCTCGATCAGGCACATGGGCGGGTGCGGGCCTTGCGCACGAACGTGGGCGAGATCGGTGGCGACGAGTTCGTGCTCGCCGCCGGTCTGCAAAGCCGTGCGTTGGCGGCCGAGCTGGGCATCAAGCTGCCCATCTATCCGCTCAAGGGCTACAGCCTGACCGCGCCGATCGCCGCCGACCATCTGCCGCCGGTGGTGAGCGTGACCGACTTCGAGAAGAAGATCCTCTATGCGCGCATCGGCGAGCAGCTGCGCGTCGCCGCGATGGTGGATCTGGTGGGCGAGGACCTGCGCATCGACCCCGGCCGCATCGCCTCGCTGCAGCGTGCGGTGCGCGCCATGTTCCCGCGCGCCGCCGATTACGATCGCGCCGAGACCTGGGCCGGCCTGCGCCCCGCCACCCCCAGTGGCGCGCCGCTGCTGGGCGCCACCCCGGTGCCCGGGCTGTGGCTCAATGTGGGCCATGGTGCCTTGGGCTTCACCTTCTCGTTCGGTTCGGCGCGCATCGTGGCCGAGCTGGTGTCGGGCCGCACTAGCCCGCTGAGCCTGGACGGCCTGCAACTGCCACGACGATGA
- a CDS encoding alpha/beta hydrolase — MSWRRLANRAAVSALGVSLMFLIGPRNPEAALEPPAAQTPPPASLEALDAHLAAREAALGNVIPGTEKRIVWGAGGKQRAPWAVVFLHGFSASRQELAPLPELVAQGLGGHVFYTRLAGHGQPGEALGKATVADWKADALEALAIGQLLGERVLVIGNSTGATLAAWLAQQEAARQVAAYVMVSPNFGPKDPWAQVINWPWGRQLARLVQGPERSYPPRSELKARYWTHRYPTEALFPMMALVDHVHRSPLEWIQAPLLMLVSPRDSVISVEAAQAAFRRFGSPAKKLIEVNYSESLGQHILAGDIEAPKASAPMAQQILDFVRAQP; from the coding sequence GTGAGCTGGCGCAGGCTTGCCAACCGGGCGGCGGTGTCCGCCCTGGGCGTGAGCCTGATGTTCCTGATCGGGCCGCGCAACCCCGAGGCGGCCCTGGAGCCCCCGGCGGCGCAGACCCCGCCGCCCGCCAGCCTGGAGGCGCTCGACGCGCACCTGGCGGCGCGCGAGGCGGCGCTGGGCAACGTCATCCCGGGCACCGAGAAGCGCATCGTCTGGGGCGCCGGCGGCAAGCAGCGCGCGCCCTGGGCGGTGGTATTCCTGCATGGCTTCAGCGCCAGCCGCCAGGAGCTCGCGCCCCTGCCCGAGCTGGTGGCGCAAGGCCTGGGCGGCCATGTCTTCTACACCCGCCTGGCCGGCCATGGCCAGCCCGGCGAGGCCCTCGGCAAGGCCACCGTGGCCGACTGGAAGGCCGACGCGCTGGAGGCGCTGGCGATCGGCCAGCTGCTGGGCGAGCGCGTGCTGGTGATCGGCAACTCCACCGGCGCGACCCTGGCGGCCTGGCTGGCGCAGCAGGAGGCGGCGCGCCAGGTCGCGGCCTATGTGATGGTGTCGCCAAACTTCGGCCCCAAGGATCCCTGGGCCCAGGTCATCAACTGGCCCTGGGGCCGGCAGCTGGCGCGTCTGGTGCAGGGCCCCGAGCGCAGCTACCCGCCGCGCAGCGAGCTGAAGGCGCGCTACTGGACGCACCGCTATCCCACCGAGGCGCTGTTCCCGATGATGGCGCTGGTGGACCATGTGCACCGCAGCCCGCTGGAGTGGATACAGGCACCGCTGCTGATGCTGGTCTCGCCGCGTGATTCGGTGATCTCGGTGGAGGCGGCGCAGGCGGCCTTCCGCCGCTTCGGCAGCCCTGCCAAGAAGCTCATCGAGGTGAACTACAGCGAGTCGCTGGGCCAGCACATCCTCGCCGGCGACATCGAGGCCCCCAAGGCGAGCGCGCCGATGGCGCAGCAGATACTGGACTTCGTGCGCGCGCAGCCCTGA
- a CDS encoding serine hydrolase — protein MNSSDLAELLRRAALAQDFGATPDPFDGGRALRHFPSIDLAVACFPAGGAPVFANVLFSRQHPQGLVAGMAAGAGAAQGIRFLADQQDAQGRSIAWLPEAPGVDWQRLDWLPLYGDSGPTVVAPYPASLLKLMVLVGLAWLIDQGRSRWDAPLSFEGQCRAVRDWALDMTAISCNTATSALVMHLHAIGAIRRDAQGECHNEVQQLFARLGLPTLRLVNTRPDGGWGNAAGAGVGQLQMTAWDSVRLLWWLDPDAPAAPWLPAHAPRLSAESRGQVLRALEAQTLRVLMPERLAAELHFAHKTGTTENYASDAGIVRAVAPRRRHYLIAMLSNLGSRYGAPEARLPALGAAIDAALEPWLESCS, from the coding sequence ATGAATTCAAGCGATCTGGCCGAACTGCTGCGCCGCGCGGCGCTGGCACAGGATTTCGGCGCCACGCCCGACCCTTTTGATGGCGGCCGGGCGCTGCGCCATTTCCCCAGCATCGATCTGGCCGTGGCCTGCTTCCCGGCCGGCGGCGCGCCGGTGTTTGCCAACGTGCTGTTCTCGCGCCAGCATCCGCAGGGCCTGGTGGCGGGCATGGCGGCCGGCGCGGGCGCGGCGCAGGGCATCCGCTTCCTGGCCGATCAACAGGACGCCCAGGGCCGCTCGATCGCCTGGCTGCCCGAGGCCCCCGGGGTCGATTGGCAGCGCCTGGACTGGCTGCCCCTGTATGGCGACAGCGGCCCCACGGTGGTGGCGCCCTATCCGGCCTCGCTGCTCAAGCTGATGGTGCTGGTCGGGCTGGCCTGGCTGATTGACCAGGGCCGCAGCCGCTGGGATGCGCCGCTGTCTTTCGAGGGTCAGTGCCGTGCCGTGCGCGACTGGGCCCTGGACATGACGGCGATCAGCTGCAACACCGCCACCTCGGCCCTGGTGATGCATCTGCACGCGATCGGCGCGATCCGCCGCGACGCGCAGGGCGAATGCCACAACGAAGTGCAGCAGCTGTTCGCCCGCTTGGGCCTGCCGACGCTGCGGCTCGTCAACACGCGGCCCGATGGCGGCTGGGGCAATGCCGCCGGTGCCGGCGTGGGCCAGCTGCAGATGACGGCCTGGGACAGCGTGCGCCTGCTCTGGTGGCTGGACCCCGACGCGCCCGCGGCGCCCTGGCTGCCGGCGCATGCGCCGCGGCTCAGCGCGGAGAGCCGGGGTCAGGTCTTGCGTGCGCTGGAGGCCCAGACCCTGCGCGTGCTGATGCCCGAGCGTCTGGCGGCCGAACTGCACTTCGCCCACAAGACCGGCACGACCGAGAACTACGCCTCCGACGCCGGTATCGTGCGTGCTGTTGCGCCACGCCGGCGTCATTACCTGATCGCCATGCTCAGCAACCTCGGTTCCCGCTACGGCGCGCCGGAAGCGCGTCTGCCGGCGCTGGGCGCGGCCATCGACGCCGCGCTCGAGCCCTGGCTGGAGTCTTGCTCATGA
- a CDS encoding aromatic amino acid transaminase: protein MFQHVDAYAGDPILSLNEAFQKDTRPGKINLSIGIYFDNDGKIPMLDSVRKAELEVVAAAGPRPYLPMEGAANFRSAVQELLFGKGHPAIAAGRIVTIQGVGSSGGLKVGADFIKRYFPDSAIYVSDPTWDNHRAVFEGSGITVKTYPYYDAATGGLRFAELLDAMRALPAKSVVLLHACCHNPTGVDLTPLQWDELIPVLKERQLLPFLDLAYQGYGDGIEEDAFAIRAMADAGLAFFVANSFSKSMSLYGERCGALSVVCPDAAQAVNVLGQLKFMIRRNYSNPPMHGGQIVAKVLSTPELRSLWEGEVSEMRDRIHQMRNALYEVLSAKLPGRNFDYFLTQRGMFSYTGLTPAQVDRLKDEFAVYLVRSGRMCVAGLNTGNVEATANAMAAVLA from the coding sequence ATGTTCCAACACGTCGACGCCTACGCAGGCGACCCCATCCTGAGCCTGAACGAAGCCTTCCAGAAGGACACGCGCCCGGGCAAGATCAACCTGTCGATCGGCATCTACTTCGACAACGACGGCAAGATCCCGATGCTGGACTCGGTGCGCAAGGCCGAGCTGGAGGTGGTGGCCGCGGCCGGTCCGCGCCCCTATCTGCCGATGGAAGGCGCGGCGAACTTCCGCAGCGCGGTGCAGGAGCTGCTGTTCGGCAAGGGCCACCCCGCCATCGCGGCCGGCCGCATCGTCACCATCCAGGGCGTGGGCTCGAGCGGCGGCCTCAAGGTCGGCGCCGACTTCATCAAGCGCTACTTCCCCGACAGCGCCATCTATGTGAGCGACCCCACCTGGGACAACCACCGCGCCGTCTTCGAGGGCTCGGGCATCACCGTCAAGACCTACCCCTATTACGACGCGGCCACCGGCGGCCTGCGCTTCGCCGAGCTGCTGGACGCGATGCGCGCCCTGCCGGCCAAGAGCGTGGTGCTGCTGCATGCCTGCTGCCACAACCCCACCGGCGTGGACCTGACGCCGCTGCAATGGGACGAGCTGATCCCGGTGCTGAAGGAGCGCCAGCTGCTGCCCTTCCTGGACCTGGCCTACCAGGGCTATGGCGACGGCATCGAGGAAGACGCCTTCGCGATCCGCGCCATGGCCGATGCCGGCCTGGCCTTCTTCGTCGCCAACAGCTTCTCCAAGAGCATGAGCTTGTATGGCGAGCGCTGCGGTGCGCTCAGCGTGGTGTGCCCCGACGCGGCCCAGGCCGTCAACGTGCTGGGTCAGCTCAAGTTCATGATCCGCCGCAACTACTCCAACCCGCCCATGCATGGCGGCCAGATCGTCGCCAAGGTGCTGAGCACGCCCGAGCTGCGCAGCCTGTGGGAGGGCGAGGTGAGCGAGATGCGCGACCGCATCCACCAGATGCGCAACGCCCTCTACGAGGTGCTGAGCGCCAAGCTGCCGGGCCGCAACTTCGACTACTTCCTGACCCAGCGCGGCATGTTCAGCTACACCGGCCTCACGCCCGCCCAGGTGGACCGCCTGAAGGACGAGTTCGCCGTCTACCTGGTGCGCTCGGGCCGCATGTGCGTGGCGGGCCTGAACACCGGCAACGTCGAGGCCACCGCCAACGCGATGGCCGCGGTGCTGGCGTGA
- a CDS encoding low molecular weight protein tyrosine phosphatase family protein: protein MPPEFKREKNWKLLYLRSEKLARAKQLGIEYPRVPEAQLVQEVKSLRSPNQINVLFVCSRNQWRSLTAEQVWRRHPAIAVRSGGTSPNAKHPVSAADIEWAQVIFVMEEKHKSRLLAAYRRMLENKVIHVLDIPDEYKFMDAELVEILRQSVGEALGIQ from the coding sequence ATGCCGCCTGAGTTCAAGCGCGAGAAGAATTGGAAGCTTCTGTACCTCCGCTCGGAGAAGCTGGCCCGAGCAAAGCAGCTCGGAATTGAATATCCACGCGTACCCGAGGCCCAACTTGTGCAGGAAGTGAAGTCGTTGCGCAGCCCGAATCAGATCAACGTTCTTTTTGTTTGTAGTCGCAATCAGTGGCGCAGCCTTACTGCAGAGCAGGTATGGCGCAGACACCCTGCCATCGCAGTGCGATCGGGGGGAACCAGTCCAAACGCAAAGCATCCCGTCTCGGCTGCTGATATCGAGTGGGCGCAAGTCATCTTCGTCATGGAAGAAAAGCACAAGTCCAGGTTACTGGCGGCGTACAGACGCATGCTTGAGAACAAGGTAATTCATGTGCTCGACATTCCAGACGAATACAAATTCATGGACGCTGAGCTGGTGGAGATACTTCGTCAGTCCGTGGGAGAAGCTCTTGGAATTCAGTAG
- a CDS encoding Crp/Fnr family transcriptional regulator translates to MRASGGAELLRVLQGNFPQLAPDAAQLQALQRLLPVRRLAAGAGLFAQGQRTQAFYAVLQGEIGARLSAADGRVSVLEHVRAPRLFGLAAFVTGQPSNYEAVALRASRVLVFGPEAYRYAMDELPGFARALMREFALRYEGTLRLLEAARHRSAAERFELALAQLARERGAGQAPDDAGWLSFRATQTELAALANVSRQTVNQLLRAAAAAGRLRLAYGRLALRATSDIRADPASGSR, encoded by the coding sequence ATGCGGGCCAGCGGCGGCGCCGAGCTGCTGCGCGTGCTGCAGGGCAACTTCCCGCAGCTCGCGCCCGACGCGGCGCAGCTGCAGGCGCTGCAGCGCCTGCTGCCGGTGCGGCGCCTCGCCGCGGGCGCGGGCCTGTTCGCGCAGGGCCAGCGCACCCAGGCCTTCTATGCCGTGCTGCAGGGCGAGATCGGCGCGCGTCTGAGCGCCGCCGACGGCCGCGTCTCGGTGCTGGAGCATGTGCGCGCGCCGCGCCTGTTCGGGCTCGCCGCCTTCGTCACCGGCCAGCCCTCCAACTACGAGGCGGTGGCGCTGCGTGCCAGCCGCGTGCTGGTGTTCGGCCCCGAGGCCTACCGCTACGCGATGGACGAGCTGCCCGGCTTTGCGCGCGCGCTGATGCGCGAATTCGCGCTGCGCTATGAGGGCACGCTGCGCCTGCTGGAAGCGGCGCGCCACCGCAGCGCGGCCGAGCGTTTCGAGCTGGCGCTGGCCCAGCTGGCGCGCGAGCGCGGCGCCGGCCAGGCGCCCGACGACGCGGGCTGGCTGAGCTTTCGCGCCACCCAGACCGAGCTGGCGGCGCTGGCCAATGTCTCGCGCCAGACCGTCAACCAGCTGCTGCGCGCGGCCGCCGCGGCCGGCCGCCTGCGCCTGGCCTATGGTCGGCTGGCCCTCAGAGCGACTTCAGATATTCGAGCAGATCCCGCTTCTGGCTCTCGCTGA